The DNA region CAGAACAAGCCTCCGAGGGACCAAAATGCTTGTCCACCGAGGTTCGCTTCATTCTCTTGGTCCACGATAACCGTCCGGACGTCGCGTTTGGTCAGCTCAAAGGCCGCAACAAGGCCCGCCAGTCCACCGCCGACAATGATGACTGGGTGATCGTTTGGTGTCATTTTCAGCTTGCGATATTGTTCATCGGAATCTCATCGCTAAGAATAGACGAGGTGGCCGGTAGATAAAATAGTCGATCAGATTACCGAGTGGGGGTGGAATTTTACCTCGGTCCATACCCCTGTCGCCAAATTCTCTGCGATATGAATGAATGTACTCCGTAAGGAGCAGTGACTTTATAGCAATGCCAAACCAGACCGTAAATGCACGACAAGCTGCCAGCGCAGTTTGGACAAGTACAAGACTAAATATATAATATGACGTCATTTGAGTCTATCGTTTATCATCTCGAATAAGAAATGCTACACTCGGCTTTCACAAAGACATCGAGTTTCTTCAACTACTTCCCGCCGTATTGCTATATTTGCCTGGCATCATGATACTTTTTCTTCCGATAACTAGTGCCTTCCCGGAACACCGGACCCATGTAAAGTGCGACGAAGTCATTCCCGTTGGTagcgaaggagaaggaggagagaaTTAGATGGCCCTCATTGACCCGAGGATAAGAGGTACAATGCATTTTTGAGACAGTTACTCGTATGCTATGTTTATCTGCCGGCTAACGAGGATGTCACGTGCGTCATGGCCTTGGAGAATCAGCTCTCTGCTGTCATCGTCGCTCAACTGGCTGGTTCTTCTCTTGCCATGGCCGTCTCGAATCTCGGTCAGCGTAGGTGTAAAGTTATTACTACTCTTTCCGTTCTGAGACAACTCGTACGAGGAGGCGAGTTTGGAAGGACCGCCTCGAGACCGGCTGCTGTACCCAGCTTTTCGGACAGTGTTATCAAGAAGACTGCGGAATAGCGGACGTAGTGTTGAGATGTTGCCGACGATCATGCCGACGGCGTTCTCCGCAAATCCCCATATGACCACATTAGCCACGGCGAAGAGATAATCGGTTTGGTTGGTCAGATTGACGGTGTATTTGAGTCGGACACATGCTGAGAGGGACGCCCTGACGTGTTTAGAATGTCAGCCTTGGAACATGATAGCAATATCAGTGACAGTTACGTACAGTATACCGAGACTCATCAGTCCGACAATAGATATCTTAGCAGCATTGTTAAGCTTGACATGCCAGAGCAAGGGAATCGGCCTAGTCGAAGTCAGTCTCGGCGGTTATTAAAAAGGTTCACCGATAACTTGGTACGAACATTAAGGCTGTGACCCAGTCTGTGGCAATATTTACAGCAGTAGTAGCGTAGTAAACATCCGTCAAAACATGAGCAGGTTGGCAGTGTCCTCCTTTCTCAAGAAGGCTCGTATCCCAGGCGGCCCTGTGAGACTGATCAGTATTGAGATAGACTTTCGTTTGATTGCAGAACCATACTCAATTGGTATACAGTTGACGAGAATGAATATAAGCGCAATTACGTTCATGGTTGTGAACAAGGCGATTATAGCGTACTGAGTGTAAACATACAATTTGCGTCCTTCAGCCACTCGGATCAGCATCCAGCTGATGCTGAGCTTGATCGGAATGATGGCGGCACAGTAACCCACTTCGAATATGAGGAAGAACTAGGCGTCGGTCAGCGCTAGGTTGGTTTGCGAAGTGGCTCTTGTGAAACCTTTTGACCCCCAGCCTGATACTTCACGTTCTCAGGCTGTTGCAACCGCCAGCTATGAATGCCAATACCATTAAACGCGCCTCCAAGGCAGCCCGCCACGAGCACGCAGAATGGCACCTGTTTCATGGTTGCTGTCAGCTGCACTCTGTCCCAAACACTGGCAGATGGCACATACCACTGCCACAGACATGATCCAATCTTCCGTTCCCCACGACCTTCTGCTTATTCTACAATACACCCGCATTCCGTAGGTTACAAAGGCAAGTACAGTCAACGCGATGACACTGCCAGCCAGATTGGGCGCATCGTCGGCGATTATGGCCATGGTTTCATCAATGACTCAAGGTGTTCTTTCGTGCTGTGTGCGAAAGATAAATATTATATGGCTGGGCCACAGATCGAAGGTCGGCGTAGCCAATGTAATATATGACCCCTTTCACGGCGATTTCCCGCGCAGTGGATACTCATTTTAAATCCCATCAGCACGGAGTATCCAATCTAGGCTCCACTGCGATTTGGCTGAGGTTCGGAAATCGGCCGCTAAACTGTCTATGTAATACTTTGGCGGTTGAAATCTCTTCACGACTCATTATCGATAGCCGATCATCCTATGTCGAGATTTTCCATGAGAAATGTAGAAAAGACTATCCGAATATTACTCATACAATTGTGGGTAGACGGAGAGAAAGACAGTAATATTGCCATTAATGGTTCCCTACCGGCTCAACTAGCCTTGTTGCCCCTCTCTTCCTGAAGAAATTTCCAGTTGTCTTCCCCCGCGAATCCACCAAAGCGGCCTGTAACCGAGTTATCGGGTTTCTGGCAGGCCATGGATCCTTGATATCAGCCAAGGCTACCTTGGCGAATCATTGCTGTTCTATTCCGGACAAATACGAGATAACGCCGGAGATGATGACCTAGATTGTTCAACGTAATTATCTAAATATGGCACAAATCTCCGCTCTTGTCGTGATAGTTTGTCGCCTCGAGCGTGAAATACGGAGATTAGCATAATCTAGCTTTGATTCACGGGCCGAGTTTCAGCTGTTAAGGCTAAGGTAAATTGAGATTAGTACATCCTCGAggcccattcagacttcgGGGATCAGCACTGCGCTGTTAGTGGATGGGGACGTGCGGATATTCTAGGCGACTCTACTGCAGCCCCTTAATTAACTAACTAGCACGAATGCTGAATCAGGTTCCCCCGCCATTGGGGCAGGGAAATGACACATTCCCCATGCAAGCATGtttcctcggttgtctgcTGCGTTATTTCGCGTGGACGCTGTGACCTGTGACAAGAGGGTAACATGTCTCAACATGTCGCTTCCTTACTTGCTGAACTTCCAATGCTGACCCTTGTGACAGACCGGTAGATCGTTGTGGATATATTCGATGGACTGATAAACAAAACTGGGGAACTAGTTGAGTTGTCGTTAATGCATATGAATCACATCGGCGCATACAAATCGCGAGGCCGAAGCTATCTTACCATATCGAGGGGACGTTCAGCGATGTGAGATATCATCTCATCCCCACGCTTGCTATCATTACCGAGAGTGTTTTAAAAGAAGCTGTTTCCTGCACTTCATTGATGCTGCCCGCAGCATTAAAAAGCAAGTCTTAGGTTCCTTCGCAGTTAAATTGTCAAGACGCTGTAGCTACATGGTCAACGGCTGAGGGACTCATTGGATTGTTCTTACGAACGGGAAAGTCCACTGCCCTGGTATCAAAAACGGCGGCAATGCGACCTTCGGAATGAAGTGTCCAGAGGCTGTCAGTGCACCACTTGCAAGCAAA from Aspergillus chevalieri M1 DNA, chromosome 2, nearly complete sequence includes:
- a CDS encoding uncharacterized protein (COG:S;~EggNog:ENOG410PN7Z;~TransMembrane:5 (o12-32i44-70o90-114i179-201o213-235i)) gives rise to the protein MAIIADDAPNLAGSVIALTVLAFVTYGMRVYCRISRRSWGTEDWIMSVAVVPFCVLVAGCLGGAFNGIGIHSWRLQQPENVKYQAGGQKFFLIFEVGYCAAIIPIKLSISWMLIRVAEGRKLAAWDTSLLEKGGHCQPAHVLTDVYYATTAVNIATDWVTALMPIPLLWHVKLNNAAKISIVGLMSLGILASLSACVRLKYTVNLTNQTDYLFAVANVVIWGFAENAVGMIVGNISTLRPLFRSLLDNTVRKAGYSSRSRGGPSKLASSYELSQNGKSSNNFTPTLTEIRDGHGKRRTSQLSDDDSRELILQGHDARDILVSRQINIAYE